One genomic region from Haloarcula taiwanensis encodes:
- a CDS encoding DNA-binding protein: MRNTGDQGSAAEADQPVDGAGYGPASPSETGETSRGKSLGVDLCLSHPELVLTEAVESSPDITVRPEQMVDDGTSSFVVIEAVGEGLDQFETELERDSTVCESVVLDWTETNRVYRVEVADSAVRLTPSLVRAGGRALDIKGTSGQWLVHAQFRSRAALSQFRSDCSDRNITFRLDRLYWTSGEVNAGACGLTADQQVALETAHSEGYFDVPRGISQAELADKLGISPSAMSQRIRRGMDQVVGSELGLSDE; this comes from the coding sequence ATGCGCAACACCGGCGACCAAGGGTCAGCAGCCGAAGCGGACCAGCCAGTCGATGGTGCTGGGTACGGGCCGGCGAGCCCATCAGAGACGGGTGAGACATCACGGGGGAAGAGCCTCGGTGTCGATCTGTGTCTGAGTCATCCGGAGCTGGTTCTGACGGAGGCAGTCGAGAGTAGTCCGGACATAACAGTCCGTCCGGAGCAGATGGTCGACGACGGTACGTCGAGTTTCGTGGTGATAGAGGCCGTCGGTGAGGGTCTCGACCAGTTCGAAACAGAACTGGAGAGGGATAGCACGGTATGCGAGTCCGTCGTGTTAGACTGGACGGAGACGAACCGCGTCTATCGGGTTGAGGTGGCCGACAGCGCCGTTCGACTCACGCCCTCGCTCGTCCGCGCCGGTGGTCGGGCGCTCGATATCAAAGGGACAAGTGGACAGTGGCTGGTACACGCCCAGTTTCGGTCGCGGGCGGCACTGTCACAGTTCCGCTCTGACTGCTCTGACCGGAATATCACGTTTCGACTTGATCGACTGTACTGGACCTCCGGAGAAGTCAATGCCGGTGCATGCGGGCTAACCGCAGACCAGCAAGTCGCACTCGAGACGGCACACAGCGAGGGGTACTTCGACGTTCCCCGTGGCATCTCACAAGCAGAGTTGGCGGACAAACTCGGCATTTCACCATCTGCGATGTCACAGCGGATTCGGCGCGGGATGGATCAGGTCGTCGGGTCGGAGCTTGGACTATCTGATGAGTAG
- a CDS encoding Trk system potassium transport protein TrkA: MYIVIVGAGEVGSNIAESLAESHEVAVVDIDPDRVESLMYEADVLGVEGDGAELDTLSEAGIEKADVLIASTDDDETNIVTCGTAVTAADPFTISRVKSAKFLRTWEKSEGAFGVDHMVATNLLTAENIARVIGLPGSRDVETFVDGQVQMGEFEVRESSPITNLTVAEADRYESLTFAAVLRDGEVIIPRGETVIKAGDDIVVIGSCESVRLFATEIAPKSEATQNVLVVGGSDVGYHTARLLQDRGIKPRLIERDHDRARELAEELQGTTVLESDATDTEFLEREHVSDADAVVATLDSDEKNLLVTLLAKRLGAERTVAVVNSGEYVDLFEAVGVDVAVNPRETTAEEITRFTREYDATKVAIIESDRAEVLEIEIAADSVLAGRPIQESVQELPTGVVIGAISRGGELVIPRGDTVIEPGDHVVVFVDADCLEAVNDKL; encoded by the coding sequence GTGTATATCGTAATCGTCGGCGCGGGCGAGGTCGGTTCGAACATTGCTGAGAGCCTCGCTGAGAGCCACGAAGTCGCCGTCGTAGATATCGACCCAGACCGCGTTGAAAGCCTGATGTACGAGGCTGACGTGCTGGGCGTCGAAGGGGACGGTGCGGAACTCGACACCCTCTCCGAGGCCGGTATCGAGAAAGCCGACGTTCTCATCGCCAGTACCGACGACGACGAGACGAACATCGTCACCTGCGGGACGGCGGTAACGGCGGCTGACCCCTTCACCATTTCCCGCGTCAAGAGCGCGAAGTTCCTCCGGACTTGGGAGAAATCCGAGGGCGCCTTTGGCGTGGATCACATGGTCGCGACGAACCTGCTCACTGCGGAGAATATCGCCCGAGTAATCGGGCTCCCCGGTTCGCGCGACGTAGAAACATTTGTTGACGGTCAGGTCCAGATGGGTGAGTTCGAAGTGCGCGAATCCAGTCCAATCACGAACCTGACCGTCGCTGAGGCCGACCGCTACGAGTCATTAACCTTCGCTGCCGTACTGCGCGACGGCGAAGTCATTATCCCGCGCGGAGAGACAGTCATCAAAGCCGGCGACGATATCGTCGTCATCGGCAGCTGCGAGAGCGTTCGCCTGTTCGCGACCGAGATCGCGCCGAAGTCGGAGGCGACCCAGAACGTCCTCGTTGTCGGCGGGAGCGACGTCGGCTATCACACCGCACGACTGCTTCAGGATCGCGGTATCAAACCGCGGCTTATCGAGCGCGACCACGACAGAGCGCGCGAGCTGGCAGAAGAGCTGCAAGGAACCACCGTGCTGGAGAGTGATGCAACCGACACTGAGTTCCTCGAACGGGAACACGTCTCCGATGCCGATGCTGTGGTTGCGACGCTCGATAGCGACGAGAAGAATCTCTTAGTGACGCTGCTGGCCAAGCGACTCGGTGCGGAGCGAACCGTCGCCGTCGTCAACTCCGGCGAGTACGTTGACCTGTTCGAAGCTGTTGGCGTCGATGTAGCTGTCAATCCCCGCGAGACGACCGCAGAAGAGATTACCCGGTTCACCCGGGAGTACGACGCGACGAAGGTTGCCATCATCGAATCCGACCGCGCCGAAGTGCTGGAAATCGAAATAGCCGCTGACAGTGTCCTCGCCGGGCGACCGATCCAGGAATCGGTGCAGGAACTGCCGACTGGCGTGGTCATCGGAGCTATCAGCCGCGGCGGCGAGCTTGTCATCCCCCGCGGTGACACTGTTATCGAACCCGGCGACCACGTCGTGGTGTTCGTGGACGCCGACTGTCTGGAAGCGGTCAACGACAAGCTGTAG